The Planctomycetota bacterium nucleotide sequence ATTTCCGAGAGCAGTCTCGGAAGCGCGATCAATCGGGATGACTTCAAGCTGCTGCTCCGCTTCGACGACGACTCTGCCGAGCTGGCCCAACGGGACCGGCGCTGAGCTGCCAGTGCTTAAGCCGAACGTTGCCCCCTCGGCGGACTAAGCCATTCTCAGCTTCGACGAGTTGTCAGAGTGACGACCTCGAACACGCCAAATCGTCCTTTCAAATAGTTATCGCTTGAACAATTCACTTGCGGTTGTACCTAGGTTGCAGGTGCAGCAGTGCATGGCGGTCGCACGACCGTCGGAGGCAGGCCTGGCTTTGAGTCGCTATCGAGGATCCTCCAATGCAACCCATGCTCGAAAACTCTGAGGCAAACGCGGGCAAGCCGACCGTCATGATCGTCGGCGGTGGGTTTGGTGGTCTTGCCGTCGCCAAGGGCCTGCGAAAGGCCGACGCGAACGTTGTGCTGCTTGATCGCGAGAATCACCACGTTTTTCAGCCGCTGCTGTATCAGGTGGCGACGGCATCGCTTTCGCCTGAGAGCATCAGCGCACCGATTCGGGCCGCGCTGACGAAGGCGAAGAACTGCCAGATCGTGCTGGACGAGGTGGTCGACATCGACGTCGAACGTCGGCGTGT carries:
- a CDS encoding FAD-dependent oxidoreductase gives rise to the protein MLENSEANAGKPTVMIVGGGFGGLAVAKGLRKADANVVLLDRENHHVFQPLLYQVATASLSPESISAPIRAALTKAKNCQIVLDEVVDIDVERRRV